The Eurosta solidaginis isolate ZX-2024a chromosome 4, ASM4086904v1, whole genome shotgun sequence genome includes a window with the following:
- the LOC137247789 gene encoding uncharacterized protein — translation MKPLEMLKFTMEHRDLVWDDEMIIKLIRKIELHRSLWDTNDVDYRNIIKKRLIYTEIGKEFGCCGSVVERKWRDLRNQYRREKLKNDESTWFALDPMRFVDGQNSNNSLVVTQKVSPVTHQNPSSPYVNASKWQKRKYPSANIPLPLNDQWTSAHMLASLHSNNRDEFEIYAEGVATKLRKIQDPRMQLNAQRIIDNTLYDALMKSAPKPPPKAITTANNTQ, via the exons ATGAAACCACTTGAAATGTTAAAATTCACAATGGAACATCGCGATCTTGTTTGGGATGATGAAATGATCATAAAACTAATTAGAAAAATTGAACTACATCGTTCGCTGTGGGATACGAATGATGTGGATTATCGTAATATTATAAAGAAGCGGTTAATATATACAGAAATCGGCAAAGAGTTCGGTTGTTGCGGTTCGGTGGTGGAACGAAAATGGAGAGATTTGCGTAATCAGTATCGACGTGAAAAACTTAAAAACGACGAATCAACATGGTTTGCGTTAGATCCGATGCGGTTCGTGGACGGACAAAATTCG AACAATTCATTGGTGGTCACACAAAAAGTATCGCCTGTAACGCATCAAAACCCTTCTAGTCCATACGTGAATGCAAGTAAATGGCAAAAGAGGAAATATCCTTCAGCAAATATACCTCTACCCTTAAATGATCAATGGACTTCAGCGCATATGTTAGCTTCGTTACACAGCAACAATAGAGATGAATTTGAAATTTATGCCgaaggagttgcaactaaattacGTAAAATTCAAGATCCCCGCATGCAATTAAACGCTCAACGTATTATCGATAATACCCTTTACGATGCATTGATGAAGAGTGCTCCAAAGCCGCCACCGAAGGCAATAACAACTGCTAATAATACCCAATAA